The genome window CCGACGACAGCCCGCAATGCGCTCCATCGCATCGGGGAGGTTGTGGTCGCGGCGGGGCGCGCCAACCTGACCCCGGTGGATCACCATGACGGGAGCGGTCGCCTGCGGCTCCGCGCACCGCGAGCGGAATTCGAGCAGCTGATGCGTACCGCATTCGAAGAGATTCACCACTTCGGCGGTGACATCCCCACCATCGCGCGCAGCCTTAGCGAGGCCCTCGACACGATCGAGTCCGTGGTCGACCCACAGCACCTTCCGGCCGTCTCGGCGTGGCGCCACCGCCCTCGCCCGAGATCCTCGCCCACCACCGAATCAGCGTCGTGAGCAGCCCTCCCCGGGCGGTGATCACCCGATATCGATTCGTTGCGCGAATCGAGCAGATGCTCGAGGGCCCGGGCACTTTCCTGGCGGTTGTCTTCGCGGTAGCCTTGGCGGCCGAGCTCGTGCTGAACGCGCAGGGAGCCACGGTGCCGGCCGCGCTCGGGTGGCTCCTTCTGGCGATCTGGGGCTTCTTCATCGTCCAGTTCGTCTTGGGGATCGTCGTCAGCCCCGACCGACTCCGATATCTCCGCCGCAACTGGCTCACGGCGCTGTCACTGCTCGTACCATTCCTCCGCGCCTTTCGCGTCCTTCGGGTCGTCGGCGCGCTGCGCGCGACGAATGCGGTGCGTGCCATCGGAGGCTTCAACCGCGCCGCGCGCACCCTGGACTCGGCACTCGCGTGGACGAGGGCCGGATATGCAGCGGCCCTGACCGCAACGGCGGTGCTCCTCGGCTCGGCGGCGCTGCTCATGTTCGAGGTCGATGCCCCGGGGTCCCAGATCACCGACTATGGCGAGGCGCTGTGGTGGGCCGGAGCAACGATCACCACTGTGGGGGCGGCCAGCGAACCCGTCACGCTCGGAGGACGGCTCGTCGCCCTGGCGCTCATGCTCGCCGGGCTCGTGCTCCTCGGCTACGTTGCCGGCGTGCTGGCCGCCGTCCTCTTCGGACGACGCGATAACCAGGCGAGACGAGGGGTGCGGCGCTAGGCGGCGGGTCAATCGGTCTCATTCCTGCACTGCCTCGGGGTATGCCAGATTGGATCTTCGCCGGTTGGGAGCCCGCCGTCCGCACGGTTGTGGTCGGAGTCGCCAGTTATGCGGCGCTGATCACGGTCGTTCGCCTTTCCGGCAAGCGAACGCTCTCGAAGCTCAATGCCTTTGACCTCGTCGTGACCGTGGCGCTCGGGTCGACAGTCGCGACCATTCTCCTCTCAAAAGAAGTTGCGCTCCTCGAAGGGCTGGTTGCCCTAGGTCTGCTGGTCGGGCTCCAGTTCGGTATGGCGTACCTGAGCGTCCGTCTGCCGTTCGTGTCGCAACGGGTCAAGTCTGAGCCGACGCTCATCGTCCGGAACGGCGAGATGCTTCGTGGCGCCATGCGTCGCGAGCGGGTGGGATATGCCGAGGTCGAGCAGGCTGCGCGGATCAATGGAAGGACCAGCATGGACGAGATTGGAGCGATGATTCTCGAAACCGATGGCTCGTTCAGTGTCGTGCCGGCGGTGCCGGAGGGACACCGGTCATCGACGACTCCGACCGGTCAAATAAATGATTCCGCCCTCATCGGCGGCTCTAGTGAGTTCCCTCGCCAGGGTGCGGACGATGTCGCCCCGACGAAAAGCTCGGGGCGGAGGAGGACGGCGCTGCCGACGGACTGACGGAGATTGCGATACGCCGGCTCGGATGGCTGTCGTCGGACTAGGTGGAGCGCGGTGGCCGCAAGCGAGGGCGAC of Chloroflexota bacterium contains these proteins:
- a CDS encoding YetF domain-containing protein; translated protein: MPDWIFAGWEPAVRTVVVGVASYAALITVVRLSGKRTLSKLNAFDLVVTVALGSTVATILLSKEVALLEGLVALGLLVGLQFGMAYLSVRLPFVSQRVKSEPTLIVRNGEMLRGAMRRERVGYAEVEQAARINGRTSMDEIGAMILETDGSFSVVPAVPEGHRSSTTPTGQINDSALIGGSSEFPRQGADDVAPTKSSGRRRTALPTD
- a CDS encoding potassium channel family protein, encoding MSSPPRAVITRYRFVARIEQMLEGPGTFLAVVFAVALAAELVLNAQGATVPAALGWLLLAIWGFFIVQFVLGIVVSPDRLRYLRRNWLTALSLLVPFLRAFRVLRVVGALRATNAVRAIGGFNRAARTLDSALAWTRAGYAAALTATAVLLGSAALLMFEVDAPGSQITDYGEALWWAGATITTVGAASEPVTLGGRLVALALMLAGLVLLGYVAGVLAAVLFGRRDNQARRGVRR